ttttatcaACTCCTTTTGTGTCAccgctcaccttttctctaaactgagaagtcccaaatgctgcaagatTTCCTCAAAGGGAAGTTGCTTCATCAGCTTCTTCGAATGTTAACTTGGACGTTATATATTGCCTCATTTTTCACATGACAGGAATGGTTTTAGCAGGTTTCATTCATGGGAAACTGAAGTTATGAGCAAGTAACCTAAATGGAATTAATTGCCATGCAGTTTTCCAGTTACATTGTCGATCTTATTTGACTGCACTGACTTGGCTAGAAGACGCAAAGCAGTCTTTATTTGTACTAAATTAAGACTGGTGTAGAAATAGGCTTTAGAGttttgcagcacacacacacacacacacacacacacacacacacactccaacgcCAGGCATGTATCTAAGTTTTAGCAGTTcttcactggcgtaggaagggcgggacgtagggggcggtgcgcccctggcagtgggatcccgatagggttccatctcagtgtaccacgcccccagaacacgcgccacgcccctgcgggtggtgcaccccgcccccagaatgctcaccagccccacccccgcctgctttaCGCCACTGCAATTTGCAAATTTTTGCCACGTGGGTGAAAATAAGAGCATTTTGTTCCAATCTCCTTGATTTGTTTTATTGGAGGTCAAGAAATCTGGTTTTGAGGGATATgtgtttttggggaggagggggaactgAATGACAAACTGATCAACTGTGAAAAGCAGGTGTTGTAAAACATGTATATATTGTATTAGTCTGTGGCCCAAAGTTTACTGGAACACCCATTACTGAACACCCATTGTCAGGTTGCACAAGGAAATACAGAGAATGCAACCTCTATTCAAAACAGGCTTTTAAAGTTTATGGGAGAAGGATTTTCCTCTTGTAGTAAGACGTGAtagcatccccacccccatgtcTTTAATTTAATAATCCAGCTCTGCGTGGCTTGCCATATCTTTACCCAAGGCATATCTTTGCACAAGAAACTAAGTTCATAAAAAGTGGagcactcccccccctttaaatatgAAATTTGCTCTTTTGGTTTTGATGGGTCCCTGCTGTGAGGTTTAGCATTTTCAACCTGCTTATTTCTATGCACTGCGGTAATATTTCCTGTTGCTATTTCGTTCACAGCAATGTAAACTACAGGAAGCCAGAGGTGGATTATGCAACTATGCTGGTGTAACTTTTTACAaactgatcaggagcaggggctACTGCCAGCTTAGCTAACCCAAGCCTAGCAGAGGGGAAATAATCCCTTAAAACAGAGTTTGATGTATACTACTTTTTTGCCAGTAAAGTATAACTTTCTCTGGGTTACATAGTcacatgtctctcccccccccaatgtcttgTTCCCACCATTCCCCTGGAACATCCCTTTGTGGGCACTTGATTCAGTGTCTTTGCTACCTGAGTCCCAGTTGAGCTGAGATCAAGGAGCTATACTGGCATATATCTGGCTGATCTGGAGATATGCCTATTTGCTGGTCTCAAAAGTATCATGCCATGATGACAGGAGTGAATTGCTGTAACTGAAAATGTGTCTGAGACTTGAGAGGCGGGCGGCGGTGGGCTACTTGGGtgaaaggtggagtataaatgaaATAAGCACATCTCTGTTATCTGCGTGCTTTCTCCAGGTGGTTATGTACATTGGCCAAGTCTCAAAGGATCTGCTCAAGTGGCCCCGCCCTTCTTCCCCACCTGTTGTCAAGCTAGAAAAAAGGACCACTGCAGAGTATGGAATGCCATCCACGCATGCAATGGCAGCAACCGCCATTTCTTTTACATTTGTGGTTACAACAGTGAACAAGTACAAGGTAGGCatgcagtgtggtgtactggataaggcagagctttccagacttttcGTGTCGGTGACACACtctttagacatgcatcatttcacgacacggtaattcagttttactagcaaactggagattaaactaacccctttccagtcccaGAAAGTGCAGCCTCTCCAAAAACTCTGGCTTAAATCTAAGAAGTGTAGGCTTGGTgtgtcccctttctctccctcccacaccGTCTCAGGCAAACTTGCCCCATTGATCTTGCCATACAGGGGCAGCTCTGGTTGAATCCAGCATgacctaaaacaggggtcagcaacctttttcagccataggccggtccactgtccctcagaccatgtggtggggcagacaatagtttgaaaaaaaatatgaacgaattcctatgccccacaaataacccagagatgcattttaaataaaaacacagaatctactcaggtaaaaaacaccaggcaggccccacaaataacccagagatgtgttttaaataaaaggacacattctactcatgtaaaaacacgctgattcccggaccatccatgggccggattgagaaggcaattgggccgcatctggcccacgggctgTAGGTTGCCTGCCCCTGATCTAAAAGCCTTTCCCCACTTACTCTGCAGCCAGACCCCACATTCTACACATTCATCTGTATAATGGCATCATGACCACTTTGTTTTCAAGCCATTACCTAATAGTTTCTGTTATGTGCCTTTTCCAGTGATCTGAATCTCTCTTTCTGAGGTGAGCTTTTTGCTCAGATCATTCTTAAGGATTTATAGCcaatttatttaccggtatttgtgcTGATGTGAAGTTAGAATATTCTGTTCCATTTGGCTCCTGTCTGCTCTTCTGTTATATAACCATACAGTTTGGAGACCTTATTTAGGAGCCCTTCACAATTGAACTTTGTATTCTCGACTGACTTTGCCATCTGTAAACGTGCCTACATCCACTGCTTGATTCCATATATTTATGAACAAGTCTAATGGCACAAGTCCAAATACAGGGGTGAGGTCCTTCTCACTATCTGTTGTCTTCTTCATCTAAATAGAGTGCAGCTTTTGCATTTTCCATTCCTAGGGCTCAGTACTAGCTGTGGAGGTTGAAATCTTTATCCTTTTCCAACAGTTGTAGGTGATGAATTTATTCTAAGGATAACATGACAAATCATCACTGCTAGATATTTCAGTCCAGGTTATTTGGAAATGTTACTTGAATTCATCAAACTTCTGATATCCAAGAATGCAATTGATTCTGAATTAGAATGGCCTGGCCATTGATAAAAGTATTTGATTCTTTGTGATATATGCAACTGCTATTAATGTTTCTTTCACCCCCCCTCTTTTATGTTTACAGTACCCACTTGAACTAGGACTGCTGGGAGCCTTCTTATTTTCAACTCTGGTATGCCTCAGCAGAATTTACACTGGGATGCACACAGTTTTGGTAAGGTTTCTCCTTAGTGTATTGCCCATATATTGAGGATTTATATCCTGAAACATGAACATAAACCAATACACGTTAAAAGCAAATGACACACAAAAACTGCCTAAATCGTAGTTAAGCCCTCTTCTGGAAATAGCAGCACAACCCATTCTGCATCCATTTCCTCTCTTTCCGACCTTTCTTTTCCATACAAAGCTCATGTATGTAAAGTATAATAAAAAAGTAAggctgttgtcatgctgcagttctCCTGGTGACTGACAGGTGCTGCTGCAAATAACAGCATGATGATAGTCTTGTATTTACTGTAGGTGCCCCTTGGGGCAAAGCCTTACTGGTAGAATTAAGTACAGCAGCTTGCTGGCTTAGTGGTGAGCTGGACTttctgctcctccttctcccagGGCTACAAGTATTTCTGGTGACTGGGAAGGGCTGCAAACCTGGGTGTTTTGCTTGCTGGAATGCGTCATCTTGACTCATAGTATGCTATATGAATACTCCTACATGTAGCCTCTTTCACTGAAAATTAGGCCTGATGCAGCTTCTGTGGTGAGAAGAGGTGTGCATCATTTTTCACAGTGCCGCTAGCTGATTCCATACCATGAGCCTCCTGAATCATCATACATGACATTTGCTTGTTTACCATCCTCATCAGGCACATTGGTAAAGGTCTTGACCTCAGTAGATCAAACCAATAATTTGAAAGGGAGGATGTCTCCAGTCTAGATTTAACTAATGACCTAAAGTCAGTCAGTAAAAATTCTCTGCATATTTCCCTTGATAGTCTGTGATAAGAAGAGACTTTTCTAAATTCAGATGGTAAAGAAGAGAGAAGCCTTTGTTGACATTCTTGAAAGAACAAAGCTACTTTAatatgggtggggaggagaatccCCTCCTTTCAATAGATTTaaattatagttctgtgaggaTTTTTTTGCTTTCACAAGAACATGAAATGCAGTGCAGTCTTGTGCATGCCTGTTCAGAAGTAAGGTccattcaatgagacttactcccaggtaagtgactGTTGAATTGTAGCCTTAAAAGATTTTAATATGGTTGCAtaattggtttttatattttttgtaaatcacttagagGCCTACTTTGGCATTTAGCAGTATATAGAAATAATAATGTAACAGCAAAAAAATGTTCTGCAGtttaaatatatttgaataaaCTTAGTTATCTGTATCTGATGTAGAATATTTCTTGAATCTTGTCCTGATTCTTGTCCTGGAATGTTGTAGATTCCAGCATTATGGAGGTTGTAAAATGGTGGTCTGACCATCAACACAGTTGCTGCTACTATCACTTGcagtgaaaaaaacaaaactaaaacataATAGCAAAATTGGAAGTCTACTGCTAATGGTGAACTCTACCCCTTGGAGAGATTCCTACTTTGCTCTTGCCTTAAGAAATTCAACGGTGCCCACAATATATTTGCATCTGCACCCAAAGATGGAGAATTTCAAGAGGCCATTAGTGCACAACTCTggtgtaaaccacttagaggttctGTTTACCATCAAGTGgtaaatacattttgtttaaataataTGTAGTATATTGTTACAAAAATTGTATTCCACCCCCCACTCTCTACCGAGCAATAGGAATATTCTGGGGGGTTCCAGGCAGTGGTGGAGAAAGCCGCTGTgtcacccggggtggcaaacccggGGACCCAGCGGTGGCGCGTGTGTGTGTACAGCGTTGCTGCATCGACGCACGCACCATGCATCATACGCAGCGGTGCATGCACAGTGCATACAATGCACTGCACACGCGTGCCGTGCCATAGCGCCGCCGCCGGGCGGGACCCAGACAAGCTGCGGGGTGGAGCGGCCTTGCTCCGCGGCTTGTGAGTAGGCCGTcgaggtttgcgagcaggctgcggggcaagcCCGCTCTGCCCCGTGGCCTATCCGGGGCCcgccggtggggtggggtggggtggggtggggccagcccatgtgtcacccccctcccttggaacatggggcgacccgccccccatgcccccttgctccgcccctggttccaggagctcacccagggtctgtgctcctttggagaattgaagacgtGGCAGAGAcagtcgtagctttaagaaatatgattgaTTCACCTATTTaaaccttcagtctgcatggagggagttgagatcttacagcatggtcatcttaAGCAGGGCTTGATTCCCACAGCAGTTTAGCACTGGAGTCAAAGGCATCAcaaccagccagccttcagccagtcttcccaagatggatctcagtcttctttctctccccccccacccttcttcttcttcttcttcttcttcttcttcttcttcttcttcttcttcttcttcttcttcttcttcttcttcttcccagcacaccttacTAAAAAGcactcttttcctgtcactgCTCACATacaccccatcaccttggcaacctctgtctgcccagCCCCAAGATGGGGCAttaacaccttttgtcatgttaatgcctctatcccaggtgagcCCCTGGCTTGGAAAGAAACCTTAGCCTGTATTTATCCACTGGCCtgcaatcttcccttcaatactccagAGAATTAAAATCAAAATTTCTAGGgctcagctccccaccccaccccaccccaccccacaaaccgATAACAGTATTCTTCATTTTACATTCAGCTATGGACTGCAGAAGTGTTGACATGATTTTAGCATTTTATTCTTCTCCCATGTAATTGACAGTAGCTGAAGTCCTCTAAAcagtccttttttctttctttctttttttgcttctctTAATAAATTCCACTCTGACCTGACAAAGCTGGTTTCAGGCTGCTCAGCAGCAATCCAGACTTCAGTGTTAACATATGTTTTTGCCTGAAGATGCCTGTGCTGATCTGCAGAGAGGCATAACTTAAATCCTTTGAACTGCATTCATCTACTTTTGCGATGGTTTTCTCCTTAATCTTTTCATTAATGGAGCTTCCTCCTTGTGCAAAAGTGGATGAAGGAAACATAATCCTCCTTTGAAATTAAGAGATTTAACAGATTATGGGCGGGGAAGGGCTTGGCATGAACAGAAACCTGTTGTTTAAACTTGCTTCAGATGTGTTCCTGAAACTATTTGCTTCAGTGAATTTGTCACCAGTTTTTATTTGGGGGTTATAATGATGGTTTCGTTGTCCTTTGGCAAGCAAAAAGAATGAAAGTATCTATAAGGTTCTCCATGTGTACAGTGTGAGTTGCCAGTATTTGGGCACACTTTTGAGTGAGCCCTGTCAGCATCTCTCTGGTCACTTCTGCCCCCTATCTCTGCCCCACACACAGCAGAAAGAGTGTGTCAGCAAACACACTTTGCTTTTGCAAAGGCTCTGTGTTAAAGTCAGATCTGGTAGACTTGATGTGAGTCTTGAAAAGCACCCATAGCTGAGAGAGAAAACGCAAAAGTCTTTGATTCTTCCAGCTTCCTTCTTCAGCTGCATGCACTTTTTCAAGGGAGGAAAAGCTAACACCTAAACCTTTTGTGCTGGTACTGCAGTAGAAGTTTCAAATATGACCATAAACGCaatggctttaaaataataatgataacaacaatgGGAGGACTATGGAGGAAACAGAAATTCATTGAGGCTTGGGGAAAATGTGGTCTGGAGTCCAGGGgtggagggagccaatctgccgcccgggatggcaaacttgaaaggcacccctccccacgcgcgcgtcgtgacgtcacgacgcgtgcgcagcctcctgggtggactgtgcatgtgtggacatgcacagtccacccaagatggcgagcgcgatcggccggcaccgcTTCTGACTGGCACCGGGCCGTgccgcgctgcgttttaaggctgcagtgggtgaacagcagcgctgctgttcgcgcgttgcagccttttaaaagttgccgcgctcgatcgtgggggtggggcctgcccccagagtctcaccctccccagggcggtacccggggcggaccgccccaccacccccttgctccgcccctgctggaGTCTATGGAACAAATTGAGCAAGTACTACATACTATAAGTACTCAGGATAAaagttctccttctcctccttttagCCTTTGAGTTTTGCTGCAGAGGAATATAGTTGCAGGTGTTACTGTTCATGCAAATACATGAAATGGTAGGAAAATAACTTTTAGCAAAGAACTGATGCAGAATGCATAGAATCTTAACAGGCTGATCTTGATCACCTGTAAGGAAAGCAAGTATTCTGGGTTGATTCTCTCCCATCCCCCAAAACCACACCACCCCGTGTTTGTCAACTTGAACTAAATAAGGTAATTTAATTTTTGTGCTGCCAGGTAGATGAACCTATATACACACTTTTAAATGGGTATGCAATTGCTCAAGTCCTTATCCAAATGCATTCTAAAGGAAGTGATTCATCTGTTAATCATTAACCTGGTAATACATAAAGCAAGATGACACAAGTTCCAGGGCCATAGCCTCAGAGGCCAAGGGTTGCTATGAAGCTTTAGAGCCCTTCCTGAATTTTCagcattttattatttcatttgattAAAGTTAATCTTTTGCCCCTGTACTTCATTCTTGATCAACCATGCAATGTTTTCCCTTATATGCCTGTAAGTAAACTGTGGCCCCACCTTCCTCTGTCCCACCTAACTGGTTTGCAAGAGCCACTAAGAGGAGACGagcattttaaacttttttggTTATGAAGTTATACATTTAACTTAAATTAATTTGATTAATTTGCCAGTATTTAGGCTTCCTGGGTAGCCTTAAGGTCCATTTAATTTCGGTCTTACAAAGCTCCAAAATGTATTAACTTTGAAACAATTTGGCTCTGTTGTTCATATGTTTTCTGCTCAGCATAGTTACATGCTTAATATACGTGGTATGCTCAAGCATCACAGCTCAGTGATCTTTAgcaattcttcagatacatattCTTACAGATTCTTACAGTTACTTTAGGGGAAGGATGGTCTGCTTGAAGGAAATGAGAATGCTCTGTACGCCTAACACCTCTATGTCTTTCTAGGATGTGATTGTTGGCAGCCTGATCTCAGCCATATTAACTGCTCTGGCTTATCCAACTTGGGACCTCCTTGATCACCTGATGCTGACCAGCCCCTTGTGCCCCATGTTCTGCATCGTTGTCCCCCTCATCTTATGCTACAACTACCCCAAACTGGATTACTATAGCCCTACTAGGGCAGACACAACCACTATTCTGGGATCTGGAGCTGGAGCAATTATAGGGTTCTGGATAAACAATCACTACGTTTCAAATGTTTCCGCTGAAGAAGCGACACACAGGATCCCTTCTGCCACCAGCGAAATGCTCTTGATGGTTCTTGCACAGTTCTTGGTGGGAATTGCTGTACTGCTGATCATACGGCAGATCATCAAAAGCCTGGCTCTTAAATCACTGTGTTCTTGGTACAAGGTTTCTATTAATGACATTGAAGCTATGCAGCAAATGGAAATTGAAGTGCCCTATAAATTTATAACCTATTCTTCCATCGGCCTGAGTGCTACGGTGCTTGTGCCATTGCTGCATAAATTATTGGGCTTAAACTGAATGCTGCACACTTTTCTTTAAGAAGCGGTCCAGATTATAGGGTGCAATAAAAATGCACGCAGAAGCAAAAACTTGAGCAACAAAGTGTTATGCCTTCCTGCGTAGCCCTACAACATAGATAATAGTGGAGATCTAAACTGGGTTTCCAATAATTTTTGTTCGCTGCAATCTTTTAACATGCTGTGGCTGCTTCAGTGACTATGGCTGTCTGAGCTAAGCATTTAGTGCGGCTAGAAGCCTGCCATGACGGACAGTCAGATCTCTTCTTCCTAGATCTAGTGGTTTGAAGAGTTTGTTCAGGGTTGTCAAACCTCAAAATAAGCCCATCAAGGGATGCAGCGAGATCAGGGTATTTGGAGAAGAGcctccttttttaaagaaaacaaagcaaaactacaAAGTAATTATCTTTGCAAGCTGAACAGTCTGAGAATTGGGAGGAAGATAAGCACTCTCAGGGAGATATACCGGTAATATGCTGCATACAGGGAAGCTGGGTTGGCACTGAATCTGGCTGCCCATCTAGCAGAATGATGAACACTGAAGCCATATCTTGCAAAATAGACTCCCAGTCATACAAATTCACACGTATGGGTATAATTATGTTGTGTTCTTAATGTACAGTATCCATGTTATTAAATTAAGCTGTGTCATGTCTGAAGCTGTGCTCTGGTATGCTGTGGCATTGGCCCAGAATGTTGAAAGCAATCACTGCTGCTGTGACTTGTAGGCCTTGCAAGAAATGAATTGCAAGGACCAAGTAACTGATGGCAAGTGCAAATGTGattgcagatttatttttttaactaatAACAAAATTAGATCTTCGTGTCCTCTTTCTTTCCACTAATTGCTCTTGTGCAAAGTGGTATTTTCCATTGGCAATGAAGGCTCCAGCAAGAACTGTGAAACTGCTGCTGCACTTTTTGGAGCTTGGGGACAGGATGAAACTAGCATTGGTCTGACTTTGGTGCTGCCATTCCAAGTGTTGGTAAATTGCTATCTGCCTGCCGCTTTGCATAGATTCCCACTGTAGGGAAGCAAATATAGCACACTTATCAGAGCCTTTAAATGAAATGCTGCTTAGACATGCAGATTTGAGAATGAACTGGAGTCTAAATATTAACTtaactttaatatatatatttttaaaaacccaaactaGGATAGGAGAGGGCTATTCGGCTCATATCTTGCCCATGGGTTTCCTATAAAGGCATGTGGttagccactgtaagaacagaatctTGGAACTAGAAGATCCTTCCGTCTGATCCATAAGACTGTTCATATATACTGAAGCTTCAGTATTACACTAAGGGTGTAACTCCTACATATAGTCCTGTAATTTGAACTATAAGAAATACAGGGCTCTCCTCTTTCCCGCCATGCTCATTCTTTAGATAACGTGTTCTGTAAAAAGTGGGGGTTGTATGAAGGCAAAGACCTGAAGCCCACGGGGATTCTAATGTCAATACAGAACTTCGCTGGAGCAGAATTTTACAATGTAAGTGGGGTTCTCTTCATCATGCTAAAGTAGACGCACTTGCAAGGGAGTGCTGGCATATATGGTATAAACCCCTCAACCTGCATCTAATTTGGAGGTGAATCTGTTGAGCTGGTAGGCAAGAATATGGGTTGTAAGAGAATATAAGGGCCCCTCCCACCTGTCAGCTACTTGTTGCCCTGCATTCTCATCTCAGCAAAATGGTGGTGAAACAGCAAGCTTGCACAGAAATGTGTGATTTTGTCTCTGGACGTGGATATATATAAATTTGTGTGTTTCCACCGTTGCACTGGCTTCAGATTTAGCTGTAGCTCTAAAACTGCTTTTAAATGCATCTATTCAATTCTTTTATGATTATGTATATATGCTGCGATTTATAAACCACAACCTGCACAATttctatttttgtattgttttactgTAAGTTGTAAAGTGTATTCTGAAAATTCTGACTTTATTCAAACTTAAAATGTTTCCAGaaactattttttattaaagcttaTTTTGTCACTTACATTGCAAGTGTATTATCAGATTTTTTGTTcatagaatagaattgtagattaTACATCCTATAATAGcattacctcccctccccccaacttcatcacactgttgattcatgttaagcttgtggtctactaggACCACTACTTGcctactggcaagccagatgtcccccatcttatatctgtgcagctggttattcctgcctaagtccCTATTTCATTTTGTTAACTTTGGGCCAGTTCTCCAAtatgttaaggtcatcttgaatcctgattctgtcttctgcagcattggctacccctcccagtttggtgtcatctgcaaaattGATGAGTATCACTCAATTCCTTCATCTAAGTCATTTATAAAGGCATTGAGCAACGACAGAACAAGGAAACATTAGGGGGTACTCTTTGGGTTccgtcagtcaaccagctacaaatccaaaTAACTGTCCAGCCCACgttttaccagcttctttgcaAAGGTATCataggggactttgtcaaaagaattactgaaatcaagatacactacatccacagcaccccctgatccaccaagtttatAACTATCAAAAAGAGAGGTTTTTGAGAAAGCCATGTGCAGCATCCTTTTTAAATTGCTCACATTACTTCTTCCCAAAGTTCCCAGTACTTCCATTTTGTCACAGTTCCTCCCtcttggtgaggaccaggtccaagatagatgaacCCCTTGTTGCTGCTTCTACCTTCTGGGAAAGGAATTTGTCAGTGAGGCAACTGCAGAATTTGCTGgcccttacattcttggcagcgTTTGAGTTCCAACAAACACTGGGGTAGCTGAAATCTCCCAAGActgccttctctctcctttttgaatgtttggtaatctgccgTAGGAAGGCATAATCCAAGTCATCAGTCTGTCTTGGAGGTCTATAGTATACACGTTGTTTACATATAatgctccttctcctcccctcttgTTTGGTCTCCTCCTTTTCAACATGGCAACCCAAAGAGGCCCTTTAAATAGATGTGATAGCTTCAAAAAATGCACTGGGGCTTTCTCATTTAATAGAAGGTGTTCTGGCACACAGGTCTAGTTTGAGCAATCTCAGCCCTATGACGGAAGCAGTGCTCACCACACCAGTCTTTCTCACaggaacttaaaggtaaaggtaaaggtacccctgaccgttaggtccactcacagacgactctggggttgcgggctcatctcattctataggctgagggagcc
The sequence above is drawn from the Lacerta agilis isolate rLacAgi1 chromosome 5, rLacAgi1.pri, whole genome shotgun sequence genome and encodes:
- the SGPP2 gene encoding sphingosine-1-phosphate phosphatase 2 isoform X2, giving the protein MQDCSQEYVVKNYFYYYLFRISAAMGQEVFYITFLPFSYWSINPYVARRLILMWSVVMYIGQVSKDLLKWPRPSSPPVVKLEKRTTAEYGMPSTHAMAATAISFTFVVTTVNKYKYPLELGLLGAFLFSTLVCLSRIYTGMHTVLDVIVGSLISAILTALAYPTWDLLDHLMLTSPLCPMFCIVVPLILCYNYPKLDYYSPTRADTTTILGSGAGAIIGFWINNHYVSNVSAEEATHRIPSATSEMLLMVLAQFLVGIAVLLIIRQIIKSLALKSLCSWYKVSINDIEAMQQMEIEVPYKFITYSSIGLSATVLVPLLHKLLGLN
- the SGPP2 gene encoding sphingosine-1-phosphate phosphatase 2 isoform X1, whose protein sequence is MACLVRRLLDSQPVARFQRRCGLFPASEGGAEQAGAVENGSPRHLPAKDVANGRSSPAKQRAHPRAPSAASNGWKDCSQEYVVKNYFYYYLFRISAAMGQEVFYITFLPFSYWSINPYVARRLILMWSVVMYIGQVSKDLLKWPRPSSPPVVKLEKRTTAEYGMPSTHAMAATAISFTFVVTTVNKYKYPLELGLLGAFLFSTLVCLSRIYTGMHTVLDVIVGSLISAILTALAYPTWDLLDHLMLTSPLCPMFCIVVPLILCYNYPKLDYYSPTRADTTTILGSGAGAIIGFWINNHYVSNVSAEEATHRIPSATSEMLLMVLAQFLVGIAVLLIIRQIIKSLALKSLCSWYKVSINDIEAMQQMEIEVPYKFITYSSIGLSATVLVPLLHKLLGLN
- the SGPP2 gene encoding sphingosine-1-phosphate phosphatase 2 isoform X3; amino-acid sequence: MGQEVFYITFLPFSYWSINPYVARRLILMWSVVMYIGQVSKDLLKWPRPSSPPVVKLEKRTTAEYGMPSTHAMAATAISFTFVVTTVNKYKYPLELGLLGAFLFSTLVCLSRIYTGMHTVLDVIVGSLISAILTALAYPTWDLLDHLMLTSPLCPMFCIVVPLILCYNYPKLDYYSPTRADTTTILGSGAGAIIGFWINNHYVSNVSAEEATHRIPSATSEMLLMVLAQFLVGIAVLLIIRQIIKSLALKSLCSWYKVSINDIEAMQQMEIEVPYKFITYSSIGLSATVLVPLLHKLLGLN